In the genome of Indicator indicator isolate 239-I01 chromosome 8, UM_Iind_1.1, whole genome shotgun sequence, one region contains:
- the PGM2 gene encoding phosphopentomutase yields MAARSSAGEAALRRAAEQWLQWDKNPKTSAIVKQLLAEGNAAELQKYFGSRMEFGTAGLRAAMGAGISHMNDLTIIQTTQGFCRYLEKNFSDLKKRGVVIGFDARAHLSSGGSSKRFARLAANTFISQGVPVYLFSDITPTPFVPYTVTHLKLCAGIMVTASHNPKQDNGYKVYWENGAQIISPHDKGIAQAIEENQEPWPQAWNDKLIDNSPLLHDPYATVNKEYFKDIQKQCFHRNINKATNLKFVHTSVHGVGHKFVQLAFKAFDLSPPFAVPEQKDPDPEFPTVKYPNPEEGKGVLTLSFALAEKDGAKIILANDPDADRLAVAEKQESGEWKVFSGNELGALLGWWIFTCWKNHNRDNCAIKDVYMLSSTVSSKILRAIALKEGFHFEETLTGFKWMGNRAKQLMDQGKAVLFAFEEAIGYMCCPAVLDKDGVSAAVITAEMASFLATRNLTLSQQLKAVYDEYGFHITKASYFICHDPKVIQELFDNLRNFDGKNTYPKTCGRFKVSGIRDLTTGYDSSQPDQRAILPTSKSSQMITFTFANGGVATMRTSGTEPKIKYYSELCAPPGNSDVEQLKKELDELVNALEKHFFQPDKNNLQRKTE; encoded by the exons AATCCTAAGACTTCTGCCATAGTGAAGCAACTGCTGGCTGAAGGAAATGCAGCTGAACTGCAGAAATACTTTGGCTCACGGATGGAGTTTGGCACGGCTGGGCTCAGAGCTGCCATGGGAGCAGGGATTTCCCACATGAATGACTTGACCATTATCCAGACAACACAG GGATTTTGTAGATACCTGGAGAAGAATTTCAGTGACCTGAAAAAGAGAGGAGTTGTGATTGGTTTTGATGCTCGTGCCCATCTTTCCAGTGGAGGGAGCAGCAAAAG GTTTGCAAGACTTGCTGCTAATACCTTCATCAGTCAAGGAGTTCCAGTTTATCTGTTCTCTGATATAACACCAACTCCTTTTGTG CCCTACACAGTAACTCATCTgaagctctgtgctggaatTATGGTTACAGCTTCACATAACCCAAAACAAGATAATGGGTACAAG GtttactgggaaaatggtgctCAGATCATTTCCCCTCATGACAAAGGAATTGCTCAGGCTATTGAGGAGAACCAAGAGCCATGGCCTCAGGCTTGGAATGACAAACTGATTGATAATAGCCCACTACTGCATGATCCATATGCCACAGTCAATAAGGAGTATTTCAAAGACATTCAGAAACAGTGCTTTCACAG GAATATAAACAAGGCAACAAACTTGAAATTTGTTCACACTTCTGTGCATGGCGTGGGTCATAAATTTGTGCAGTTGGCCTTCAAGGCATTTGACCTTAGCCCTCCTTTTGCTGTCCCAGAGCAGAAAGATCCTGATCCAGAATTTCCCACAGTGAAGTATCCAAATCCTGAAGAAGGCAAAGGTGTTCTG ACATTGTCTTTTGCTTTGGCTGAAAAAGATGGGGCAAAAATCATTTTAGCAAATGATCCTGATGCTGATCGACTTGCAGTGGCAGAGAAACAAGAGAG TGGTGAATGGAAAGTGTTTTCTGGGAACGAGCTGGGAGCTCTTTTAGGCTGGTGGATCTTCACTTGCTGGAAAAATCACAACAGGGATAATTGTGCCATTAAAGATGTCTACATGTTATCCAGTACTGTTTCTTCCAAAATCCTGAGAGCAATTGCACTAAAGGAAGGCTTTCACTTTGAG GAAACACTGACAGGTTTCAAGTGGATGGGCAACCGTGCCAAACAGCTGATGGATCAGGGAAAAGctgttctttttgcttttgaggAGGCTATAG gGTATATGTGCTGTCCTGCTGTTCTGGACAAGGATGGTGTCAGTGCTGCTGTTATAACTGCAGAGATGGCAAGCTTTTTGGCCACCAGGAACTTGACTCTGTCTCAGCAGCTGAAAGCTGTCTATGATGA ATATGGCTTCCATATTACCAAAGCTTCATATTTCATCTGCCATGATCCTAAAGTTATTCAAGAGCTTTTTGACAACCTTAGAAATTTTGATGGGAAAAACACATACCCCAAAACTTGTGGTAGATTCAAAGTTTCTGGAATAAGGGATCTCACTACTGGGTAtgacagcagccagccagaTCAAAGGGCT ATACTTCCCACCAGTAAAAGCAGCCAAATGATAACGTTCACTTTTGCTAACGGAGGAGTGGCCACCATGAGAACCAGTGGGACAGAGCCAAAGATCAAATACTATTCTGAACTTTGTGCACCTCCTGGAAACAG tGACGTTgagcagctgaagaaggaaCTCGATGAATTGGTCAACGCTCTTGAAAAACACTTCTTCCAACCAGATAAAAATAATCTTCAACGAAAGACTGAGTGA